One region of Limnospira fusiformis SAG 85.79 genomic DNA includes:
- the dnaB gene encoding replicative DNA helicase: MAESLPIPPLSNDRNPPQNIEAEEAILGGILLDSEAISRVADILKPEHFAISAHQTIYRATLTLHLQGKPTDLMTVTTWLADHNQLDAAGGQMKLGELVDRTISAVNIDQYSLLVIDKFLRRKLIQAGQEVAQLGYQTNMELEKVLDQAEQRIFGVTQIKPKPDLVSISETLIDTFQGIEERSEGLALPGIECGFYDLDAMTGGFQRSDLIIVAGRPSMGKTSFAISVAHSIAKKHNLPIAVFSLEMSKEQLVQRLLSSEARIESNRLRSGRISQAEWEPLTQAIGTLSELPIFIDDTPNLTVTEMRSKTRQLQSQQGGNLGLVLIDYLQLMEGANPDNRVQELSRITRSLKGLARELNLPVITLSQLSRGVESRTNKRPMMSDLRESGCLSGDSLVTLADSRLPVPIRELVGKSDFSVVAINPDTHNLEKATVQRVFATGVKPTFDLKTRLGYTITATANHQFFTLTGWERLDKLTTGCQIACTAETNIYWDEISAIEPASETEVYDLTVPSLHNFVANNIIVHNSIEQDADMVIMLYRDDYYNPDSPDRGLTEIIITKHRNGPTGTIKLLFDPQYTTFRNLARGR; this comes from the coding sequence ATGGCTGAGAGTCTGCCGATACCGCCGTTAAGCAACGATCGCAACCCTCCCCAAAATATTGAGGCGGAGGAAGCGATTTTGGGTGGTATACTTCTCGACTCCGAAGCTATTAGTCGCGTCGCCGACATCCTCAAGCCAGAACATTTTGCCATTAGCGCCCATCAAACTATCTATCGGGCTACCCTAACCCTTCATTTACAGGGAAAACCCACAGATTTAATGACCGTTACTACTTGGTTAGCAGATCATAATCAATTAGATGCTGCTGGCGGTCAGATGAAGTTAGGCGAATTAGTCGATCGCACTATCTCCGCTGTTAATATTGACCAGTATTCTTTATTAGTAATAGATAAGTTTTTGCGCCGTAAGTTAATCCAAGCTGGTCAGGAAGTCGCCCAGTTAGGGTATCAGACTAACATGGAATTAGAAAAGGTGTTAGACCAAGCAGAACAGCGGATTTTTGGCGTTACACAAATTAAACCCAAACCCGATTTAGTGTCTATTTCAGAAACCTTAATTGATACCTTTCAGGGAATTGAAGAACGTTCAGAAGGATTAGCCTTACCAGGTATTGAATGCGGGTTTTATGACCTAGATGCCATGACCGGAGGATTTCAACGGTCTGATTTAATTATTGTAGCTGGTCGTCCGTCTATGGGAAAAACCAGTTTTGCTATTTCCGTCGCCCATAGTATTGCCAAAAAGCATAATTTACCAATTGCCGTTTTTAGCCTAGAAATGTCTAAGGAACAGTTAGTTCAGCGACTGTTATCTAGTGAAGCGAGAATTGAAAGTAATCGACTGCGTTCCGGACGTATTAGCCAAGCTGAATGGGAACCCCTTACTCAGGCGATCGGAACTCTATCAGAATTGCCAATTTTTATTGATGATACCCCTAACCTTACAGTTACCGAAATGCGGTCAAAAACTCGCCAGCTACAGTCTCAACAAGGTGGTAATTTGGGGTTAGTTTTAATTGATTATTTGCAGTTAATGGAAGGGGCTAACCCTGATAACCGCGTCCAGGAATTATCTCGCATTACGCGATCGCTTAAAGGTTTAGCCAGAGAACTAAATCTCCCAGTAATTACCCTCTCCCAGTTGAGCCGAGGCGTTGAGTCCCGCACCAATAAACGTCCCATGATGTCCGATTTAAGAGAGTCTGGTTGTTTATCAGGGGATAGTTTAGTAACCTTAGCAGATAGTCGTTTACCAGTTCCCATTCGAGAATTAGTTGGAAAATCTGACTTTTCTGTTGTCGCTATAAATCCAGACACTCATAACTTAGAAAAGGCTACAGTTCAGAGGGTTTTTGCCACCGGGGTTAAGCCCACCTTTGACTTAAAAACTCGTTTAGGATATACCATAACAGCTACTGCTAATCATCAATTTTTTACCCTCACAGGTTGGGAACGTTTAGACAAATTGACTACGGGTTGTCAAATCGCTTGTACCGCCGAAACTAATATTTATTGGGATGAAATTTCCGCCATTGAACCAGCCAGCGAAACCGAAGTATATGATTTAACAGTTCCCAGTTTACATAATTTTGTCGCTAATAATATCATCGTCCACAACTCCATCGAACAGGATGCAGACATGGTAATTATGTTATATCGAGATGATTACTACAACCCAGATTCACCAGATCGCGGTCTGACAGAAATTATTATCACCAAACACCGCAACGGACCTACAGGAACTATCAAGCTACTCTTTGACCCCCAATATACAACCTTCCGTAATCTCGCCAGAGGCAGATAA
- the pyk gene encoding pyruvate kinase has protein sequence MKPLNRRTKIVATIGPASNSPEVLYQMIKAGMNVVRLNFSHGSHEQHTKTVALLKEISQELKTSITLLQDLQGPKIRVGQLPDGGIQLIAGEYITLVPIDEYKSKPNTIAIDYLHLGEEAEIGAQVLLDDGLLELKVEEISGNQVKCKILEGGTLKSRKGVNLPSLTLRLPSLTEKDQQDLEFGISLGVDWVSLSFVRNAEDVRVLKDFLASKNASQISVMAKIEKPQAIANLEEIISECNGLMVARGDLGVEMSPERVPLLQKQIIRLCNQKGIPVITATQMLDSMINNPRPTRAEASDVANAIIDGTDAVMLSGESAVGKYPIRAVEMLAKIAEDVEPEINFINYPPAFNDETHAISEAINTIDKIIDLHCIIAYTCSGYTGQLAAAERPKAPVVALTPNPKVYHRLNLVWGVKPLLLEQEVESFEELINQAQTYLLVRQMASPGDKILIIGGIPSGKAKGTNFIKIHTIG, from the coding sequence ATGAAACCTTTAAACCGTCGAACCAAAATTGTAGCTACCATTGGTCCAGCTAGTAATTCTCCTGAAGTTCTTTATCAAATGATTAAAGCGGGGATGAATGTAGTACGCCTCAACTTCTCCCATGGTAGCCATGAACAACACACGAAAACGGTCGCCCTACTGAAAGAAATTTCACAGGAGTTAAAAACGTCTATCACGCTATTACAAGACCTACAGGGTCCGAAAATTAGGGTAGGACAGCTTCCTGATGGTGGTATACAATTGATAGCGGGAGAATATATTACCCTGGTTCCTATTGACGAATACAAGAGTAAACCTAATACGATTGCGATCGACTATCTGCACCTGGGAGAAGAAGCAGAAATCGGTGCCCAGGTTCTGCTAGATGATGGATTATTGGAATTGAAGGTTGAGGAAATTTCCGGTAATCAAGTTAAATGTAAAATCCTTGAAGGGGGGACTCTGAAAAGCCGTAAAGGGGTTAACCTTCCCAGTTTAACTCTACGTTTACCGTCTTTAACTGAAAAAGATCAGCAAGATTTGGAATTTGGGATTTCTCTAGGTGTTGATTGGGTGTCTCTTAGCTTTGTGCGGAACGCAGAAGATGTGCGAGTTCTTAAAGACTTTTTAGCGTCCAAAAATGCGTCACAAATATCGGTGATGGCCAAAATCGAAAAACCTCAAGCGATCGCTAATTTAGAGGAGATTATTTCCGAGTGTAATGGTTTAATGGTAGCCCGGGGTGATCTGGGGGTCGAAATGAGTCCCGAAAGAGTCCCACTACTGCAAAAACAAATTATTCGCCTTTGCAATCAAAAAGGGATTCCAGTAATTACAGCTACTCAAATGCTGGACAGTATGATCAATAATCCCCGTCCGACAAGGGCTGAAGCGTCTGACGTAGCTAATGCAATTATTGATGGAACTGATGCGGTGATGTTATCAGGGGAATCAGCAGTTGGTAAATATCCGATTCGGGCTGTGGAAATGTTAGCGAAAATTGCGGAGGATGTGGAACCGGAAATCAATTTCATCAACTACCCACCCGCGTTCAATGATGAGACCCATGCTATCAGTGAAGCGATAAATACCATTGATAAAATTATCGATCTACATTGTATTATTGCCTACACCTGTAGTGGTTATACTGGGCAATTAGCGGCGGCTGAACGCCCGAAAGCGCCTGTGGTTGCCTTAACTCCTAATCCCAAGGTTTACCATCGTTTAAACCTGGTTTGGGGTGTGAAACCTCTGCTGCTGGAACAGGAGGTAGAATCCTTTGAGGAACTGATCAATCAAGCCCAAACTTATCTATTAGTGCGCCAAATGGCTTCCCCCGGAGACAAAATTTTGATTATTGGTGGTATCCCTTCTGGGAAGGCTAAGGGAACCAATTTTATCAAAATCCACACCATAGGATAA
- the rplI gene encoding 50S ribosomal protein L9, translated as MSKRTQVVLTKDVSKLGREGDLVEVAPGYARNYLLPYSFAVRATPGILRQVERRREEERQRLIELKQQAQSRKTALETIGRFTIAKQVGENEAIFGTVTDRELAEAIEKATGQEVDRRGITLPDINKIGFYKAHIKLHPEVTAEVEIHVVAE; from the coding sequence ATGTCAAAGCGAACTCAAGTCGTTCTCACTAAGGATGTTAGCAAATTAGGACGCGAAGGCGATTTAGTAGAAGTAGCCCCCGGTTATGCGCGCAACTATTTGCTACCCTATAGTTTCGCAGTCCGCGCTACTCCCGGCATTCTCAGACAGGTAGAACGCCGCCGGGAAGAAGAACGTCAACGCTTGATTGAACTTAAACAACAAGCCCAGTCTCGTAAAACCGCCCTGGAAACCATCGGTCGGTTTACCATTGCTAAACAAGTCGGCGAAAATGAGGCGATCTTTGGAACCGTCACCGATCGCGAACTAGCCGAAGCCATTGAGAAGGCTACAGGTCAAGAAGTAGATCGCCGTGGTATCACCTTACCTGATATTAACAAAATCGGTTTCTATAAGGCTCATATCAAACTCCATCCTGAAGTTACCGCCGAAGTGGAAATCCATGTAGTTGCTGAGTAG
- a CDS encoding amino acid ABC transporter ATP-binding protein: MTQTQAGSPQDSQTPVSDAVIIAQDVHKWYSNNFHVLRGVSLTVRRGEVVVIMGPSGSGKSTFIRTFNALEEFQEGSIVIDGITLSHDLKNIEEIRREVGMVFQQFNLFPHLTILQNVTLAPIWVRRWPKAKAEEVAMQLLERVGILEQAKKYPGQLSGGQQQRVAIARALAMQPKIMLFDEPTSALDPEMVREVLDAMRTLASEGMTMVCVTHEVGFAREVADRVVLMSDGLLVEEGTPEEFFNNPQEERTKRFLSQIL; this comes from the coding sequence ATGACACAGACACAAGCCGGTTCGCCCCAAGACTCGCAAACCCCCGTTTCTGATGCTGTCATTATCGCTCAGGATGTCCATAAGTGGTATAGCAACAACTTCCATGTTCTCCGAGGTGTCAGCCTAACGGTGAGACGGGGTGAGGTAGTGGTGATCATGGGTCCGAGTGGTTCAGGAAAATCTACGTTTATTCGGACATTTAACGCTTTAGAGGAATTTCAGGAAGGGAGTATTGTGATTGACGGGATCACGCTTTCCCATGATTTGAAAAATATTGAGGAAATTCGTCGGGAAGTGGGAATGGTGTTCCAACAGTTTAATCTGTTCCCCCATTTAACTATCCTGCAAAATGTGACCCTAGCACCAATCTGGGTGAGGCGATGGCCGAAAGCTAAGGCTGAGGAGGTGGCTATGCAGCTTTTGGAAAGGGTTGGTATTCTGGAACAGGCGAAAAAATATCCGGGTCAGCTTTCTGGGGGTCAGCAGCAACGGGTGGCGATCGCCCGCGCCCTAGCTATGCAACCGAAAATTATGTTATTTGATGAACCTACGTCCGCCCTTGACCCGGAAATGGTGCGGGAAGTGTTAGATGCAATGCGGACTTTGGCTAGTGAGGGGATGACGATGGTTTGTGTCACCCATGAGGTGGGATTTGCGCGAGAAGTAGCCGATCGCGTTGTTTTGATGTCAGATGGTCTCTTGGTGGAAGAAGGGACTCCAGAGGAGTTTTTCAACAATCCTCAAGAAGAACGGACTAAGAGATTTTTGTCACAAATTCTATAG
- a CDS encoding IS607 family transposase — MPKYTSPSETAQYFGVCLHTLRRWEKNGKIQAIRTPSGQRRYDIASYTGTSNERTQRAIIAYARVSSRGQKADLDRQVAKLLELYPNAELVTDIASGLNFQRKGLRAVLERVRQGDVGFIVVAHKDRLARFGFDLISWLCEQDGTKIVVLNQDGLSPERELVEDILAIVHIFSCRLDGLRKYKSAIKKDPDLSQS; from the coding sequence ATGCCGAAATATACATCACCGAGTGAAACGGCTCAATACTTTGGTGTATGCTTACATACTTTAAGAAGATGGGAAAAAAACGGCAAAATTCAAGCGATCAGGACACCGTCAGGGCAGAGACGATATGATATTGCCTCCTACACGGGAACATCAAACGAGAGAACGCAACGGGCAATTATCGCTTATGCCCGCGTTTCAAGTCGCGGACAAAAAGCAGACCTTGATCGCCAAGTTGCAAAATTACTCGAACTCTACCCCAACGCCGAGCTCGTCACTGATATCGCCAGTGGTCTTAATTTCCAAAGAAAAGGACTTAGAGCCGTTTTGGAGCGAGTCCGTCAAGGCGATGTCGGATTTATTGTGGTTGCCCACAAAGACAGACTCGCCCGTTTCGGGTTTGACCTCATCTCTTGGTTGTGTGAACAAGATGGTACAAAAATCGTGGTTCTCAACCAAGACGGTTTATCCCCAGAACGAGAATTGGTTGAGGACATCCTTGCCATTGTTCACATCTTCAGTTGCCGACTTGACGGACTCAGAAAGTATAAATCTGCAATCAAAAAAGATCCGGATTTATCCCAGTCCTGA
- a CDS encoding ABC transporter permease — MNRSTVTRLDLLIRSLGKTGLWVNVALGFAFLYLPIAILVVYSFNASRFNAVWSGFTLDWYRSLLGSIPAQTADLSTTGVWSALYNSLIVATISSAIATILGTAIALGLERYKFPGYQLLESLLFLPMVIPEITLGISLLVFMTLIFRLVENLTGMRISLGLPTVIIGHITFSISFVTIVVRARVADLDPRLEEAALDLGANEWRVFQRVTFPLIWPGIFSAGLLAFTLSLDDFVVSFFTSGVGATTLPLFVYGMIKLSVTPAINAISTLMLLISLILLLSSLKLGGTAGLE; from the coding sequence ATGAACCGATCAACTGTGACCAGACTTGATTTGCTAATCCGTTCCCTGGGTAAAACTGGACTGTGGGTAAATGTCGCCCTAGGGTTTGCGTTTCTATACCTACCGATCGCCATTTTAGTGGTTTATTCGTTCAATGCTTCCCGTTTTAACGCGGTGTGGAGTGGATTTACCCTAGACTGGTATAGGAGTTTATTGGGAAGCATTCCAGCACAGACGGCGGATCTATCGACGACGGGAGTTTGGTCAGCCTTATATAATAGTCTGATAGTGGCTACTATTTCCAGTGCGATCGCCACGATTTTAGGAACAGCGATCGCTTTAGGATTAGAACGCTATAAATTTCCCGGTTATCAGCTTTTAGAAAGTTTGCTATTTTTACCAATGGTCATTCCCGAAATCACCTTGGGGATTTCCTTGTTGGTATTTATGACCCTAATTTTTAGGCTAGTAGAAAACCTAACGGGGATGAGAATAAGTCTGGGTTTACCAACGGTAATTATTGGTCATATCACCTTTAGTATTTCCTTTGTCACGATTGTGGTGAGGGCGAGAGTAGCAGACCTTGACCCCAGATTAGAAGAAGCCGCATTAGATTTAGGCGCGAATGAATGGCGAGTGTTTCAGCGGGTGACTTTTCCGTTGATTTGGCCGGGTATTTTCAGCGCCGGTTTATTAGCATTTACCTTATCATTAGATGATTTTGTGGTATCATTTTTCACCAGTGGGGTCGGTGCTACTACTTTACCATTGTTTGTTTATGGTATGATTAAACTATCGGTTACGCCTGCGATTAATGCGATCTCAACTTTGATGTTATTAATATCGTTGATTCTGCTATTATCTTCTTTAAAATTGGGAGGTACTGCCGGGTTGGAGTAA
- a CDS encoding ATP-dependent zinc protease family protein, translated as MLNKQQRDVIGWREWLALPDLGVSAIKAKIDTGARSSAIHAFDVHHFGDEDERMVEFKMHPKQRNSTETVTATAKVLDQREVRNSGGHSEERIVIVTTAQLRGHEWQIELTLTNRDVMGFRMLLGRAAVRERFLVHPGKSYLLSARPKLPFRST; from the coding sequence TTGTTGAACAAGCAACAGCGAGATGTAATTGGCTGGCGGGAGTGGCTGGCTCTTCCTGATTTAGGAGTAAGTGCAATTAAGGCTAAAATTGACACAGGAGCGCGTTCCTCTGCCATACACGCCTTTGATGTTCACCATTTCGGCGATGAAGACGAAAGGATGGTTGAGTTCAAAATGCACCCAAAGCAGCGGAATAGCACGGAAACTGTGACAGCGACAGCGAAGGTTTTAGATCAACGAGAGGTGCGAAATTCTGGGGGACATTCTGAAGAAAGGATCGTGATTGTAACTACTGCTCAACTACGGGGACATGAATGGCAGATCGAACTTACGCTAACTAATCGGGATGTGATGGGTTTTCGGATGCTGTTAGGACGCGCGGCTGTCCGGGAAAGGTTCTTAGTGCATCCTGGTAAGTCCTATCTCCTGAGCGCGCGACCGAAACTACCATTCCGTTCAACCTGA
- a CDS encoding PAS domain-containing protein has protein sequence MYPSYIAGTDQLYPDDNLPLERAWRGESVVVDDIEVHQPDRIIPVEARARPIHDAHGNITFAITTFQDINERQKAEA, from the coding sequence ATTTATCCTAGTTATATTGCCGGAACTGACCAACTATATCCCGATGATAATTTACCCCTAGAGCGAGCTTGGCGAGGGGAAAGTGTCGTAGTTGATGATATTGAAGTGCATCAACCTGATCGGATCATCCCTGTGGAAGCTAGGGCTAGACCTATTCATGATGCCCACGGAAATATTACCTTTGCGATCACTACTTTTCAAGATATCAATGAACGCCAAAAAGCTGAAGCATAA
- a CDS encoding HAMP domain-containing protein, with translation MINNLRVFVSGEEFGRQDLPRGGHSEGIDRGLQRENGRGSYLNYAGVPVLGVFRCLEHQELVLLVEMPRSEALDPARQLAWTTLGVGLTFTGLLTVGVYLLASQISRPILAIATVATKVADGDLTPVAPVMTDDQVGTLAMAFNPMTGQLRRLYAGLQEKVTLLQQTEVELNQSLEQLQIEKQAVEYHQAQISIANQEITLLNDRLKNENIDLAQELKVSNKLLRQFLEAMPLAVVVVDHLGQLYYTNQAAHILF, from the coding sequence TTGATCAATAACTTGCGCGTATTTGTATCTGGGGAAGAGTTTGGCCGACAAGACCTTCCTAGAGGGGGTCACAGCGAAGGCATTGATCGCGGGTTGCAACGGGAAAATGGGCGCGGCAGTTATTTAAACTATGCTGGCGTTCCTGTACTTGGTGTGTTTCGCTGCTTAGAACACCAAGAACTTGTCCTATTAGTGGAAATGCCACGGTCGGAAGCCCTAGATCCCGCTCGTCAGTTGGCTTGGACTACTTTGGGGGTCGGTTTAACTTTTACCGGCTTACTCACTGTCGGCGTTTATCTATTGGCGAGCCAAATTTCTCGCCCTATATTGGCGATCGCTACTGTTGCTACCAAAGTCGCAGACGGCGACCTCACCCCTGTGGCTCCCGTAATGACCGATGATCAGGTGGGAACCCTAGCTATGGCTTTTAATCCCATGACTGGACAACTGCGACGACTCTATGCCGGTCTACAGGAAAAAGTTACCCTACTTCAACAGACTGAAGTTGAATTGAATCAGAGTCTTGAACAGTTACAGATCGAAAAACAAGCCGTTGAATATCACCAAGCCCAAATTAGTATTGCTAATCAGGAAATTACCTTACTTAACGATCGCCTCAAAAATGAAAATATAGATTTGGCTCAGGAGTTAAAGGTTAGTAATAAACTTCTGCGTCAGTTTCTCGAAGCTATGCCTTTGGCCGTTGTCGTTGTCGATCATCTTGGGCAACTTTACTATACTAACCAGGCCGCCCACATCCTCTTTTGA
- a CDS encoding adenylate/guanylate cyclase domain-containing protein, with protein MSILFSDIRQFTNLSEKMSLADNFKFINAYLCRMEPAIIENCGFIDKYIGDAIMAWFGRSADDAVQAGIAMLKLLSLYYSTRQRPGRPPLKIGIGINTGTMMLGIVGGKDKIDTTVISDAVNLAARLEELTPKYAVPLLISQHTFLSLENPNSYAFRIIDKVAVKGKSEMVSVWEIFDADPPESRDAKLKTKTQFESALTLYYLHQYKQAAQLLQICLAENPGDAVAQIYWKRVVDQM; from the coding sequence ATGTCCATTTTGTTTTCAGATATTCGCCAGTTTACCAATCTTTCTGAAAAGATGAGCTTGGCTGATAATTTTAAGTTTATTAATGCCTATTTATGCCGCATGGAACCCGCCATTATTGAAAATTGCGGATTTATAGATAAATATATTGGAGATGCAATCATGGCATGGTTTGGCCGCAGTGCTGATGATGCTGTCCAGGCGGGAATCGCTATGCTCAAATTATTAAGCCTCTATTATTCTACCCGCCAACGACCAGGAAGACCACCTCTGAAAATTGGCATTGGTATTAATACTGGAACTATGATGTTAGGTATTGTTGGAGGTAAAGATAAAATTGATACCACTGTCATTAGTGATGCCGTTAATCTCGCCGCTCGCTTGGAAGAGTTAACTCCCAAATATGCCGTGCCACTTTTGATTAGCCAACACACATTCCTGTCTCTTGAAAATCCTAATAGTTACGCTTTTAGAATTATTGATAAAGTCGCCGTCAAGGGGAAATCTGAAATGGTCTCTGTCTGGGAAATATTTGATGCTGACCCCCCAGAAAGTCGCGACGCTAAGTTGAAAACTAAAACTCAGTTTGAGTCAGCATTAACCCTCTATTATCTACATCAATATAAGCAAGCTGCTCAATTGTTGCAGATCTGTTTAGCTGAAAATCCTGGTGATGCTGTGGCTCAAATTTACTGGAAACGGGTTGTTGATCAGATGTGA
- a CDS encoding ABC transporter permease: MIFGKQKASSRLGETVGVNKRIWLIVPATVWLVIFFVVPLVIVLIYSFLERGTYGGVVWSFTVGQYQRLLNPLYLRVFMRSLELAAFTTIICLAIAYPFAFFIATRPRGWRNLLLMLVIIPFWTNFLVRTYAWMIILRDQGVVNTLLQNLHLIDEPLNLLFTPFAVLVGLIYGYLPFMILPLYVTWERFDFSLIEAAQDLGANDIRTVWRVLLPLTRRGIIAGSILVFIPALGAFITPDILGGSKTVMIGNLIQNQFLQARHWPLGSALSILLMMLVIIPVWVYFQMAENRQ, encoded by the coding sequence ATGATTTTTGGTAAACAGAAGGCTTCAAGTCGGTTGGGGGAAACTGTCGGTGTGAACAAGAGAATATGGTTAATCGTACCCGCGACGGTGTGGTTAGTGATATTTTTTGTAGTACCGCTGGTGATTGTGCTGATTTACAGTTTTTTGGAACGGGGAACCTATGGGGGGGTGGTGTGGTCTTTCACCGTAGGGCAATATCAACGGCTGTTGAATCCCCTATATTTGAGAGTGTTTATGCGATCGCTAGAGCTAGCGGCATTTACGACGATAATTTGTTTAGCGATCGCTTATCCGTTTGCATTTTTCATAGCGACCCGTCCTCGTGGTTGGCGGAATTTATTGTTAATGCTGGTAATCATTCCATTTTGGACTAATTTCTTAGTAAGAACTTATGCTTGGATGATTATTTTACGAGACCAGGGGGTGGTGAATACCCTACTACAAAACCTGCATTTAATTGATGAACCTCTCAACCTATTATTTACCCCGTTTGCTGTCCTAGTTGGTTTAATCTACGGCTATCTACCGTTCATGATTTTACCGTTATATGTAACCTGGGAGCGATTCGACTTTTCCTTAATTGAAGCGGCGCAAGATTTAGGAGCCAACGATATTCGCACAGTCTGGAGGGTTTTATTACCGTTAACCAGACGGGGAATTATTGCGGGTTCTATTTTAGTATTCATTCCGGCTTTGGGAGCATTTATAACGCCGGATATTTTGGGAGGGTCGAAAACGGTGATGATTGGTAATTTAATCCAGAATCAATTTCTGCAAGCTCGTCATTGGCCTTTGGGTTCGGCTTTGTCTATACTGTTAATGATGTTAGTGATAATTCCTGTTTGGGTTTATTTCCAAATGGCTGAAAACCGTCAGTAA